In Prunus dulcis chromosome 1, ALMONDv2, whole genome shotgun sequence, the following are encoded in one genomic region:
- the LOC117616040 gene encoding E3 ubiquitin-protein ligase BRE1A-like isoform X2: MGFVIPRKQERPKLCSIYYPLVSSTALSIGRSFTLNFSPYTPEVFVSKLIIQLVSMSIEGSSEFQRWNVRDVAMGRIIDLDLNYPPPNENMALTGSLGLQVQGIGHYQGQATAAADFVDDEVVIISPRKFAEATNNSRRNPSRRSRRVIEGLSEELTNFRAFSQLGASNWEVSVNVDVRNKPEYTATNVPMPPVVPQSEFLPEAPGFTCAICIGQLIEETSTKCGHIFCKKCIEKAIATQHKCPTCRHKLRKRDILRIYLPNSS; the protein is encoded by the exons ATGGGTTTTGTAATACCAAGAAAGCAAGAGAGGCCAAAACTTTGCTCAATATATTATCCTCTCGTCTCATCCACCGCTCTCTCTATTGGGCGTTCTTTCACATTGAATTTCTCTCCCTACACACCAGAG GTTTTTGTTTCAAAACTGATAATTCAGCTTGTTAGCATGAGCATAGAAGGATCTAGTGAATTTCAACGGTGGAATGTGAGAGATGTTGCAATGGGAAGGATAATAGATTTGGACCTTAATTATCCACCTCCTAATGAGAACATGGCTCTAACTGGTTCTTTGGGACTACAAGTTCAAGGAATTGGGCATTATCAAGGACAAGCTACAGCTGCTGCGGATTTTGTGGATGATGAAGTTGTTATAATCTCACCAAGGAAATTTGCAGAA GCCACGAATAATTCACGACGAAATCCTTCTCGGAGAAGCCGTAGAGTCATAGAAGGTCTTTCTGAAG AATTGACAAATTTCCGTGCCTTTAGCCAACTTGGAGCTTCCAACTGGGAGGTTTCGGTCAATGTTGATGTTCGTAACAAACCAGAGTATACT GCAACTAACGTTCCCATGCCTCCAGTTGTGCCCCAGAGTGAGTTCTTGCCAGAGGCACCTGGTTTCACTTGTGCAATCTGCATAGGCCAGTTGATTGAAGAAACATCGACAAAGTGTGGTCACATCTTCTGCAAGAAGTGCATTGAGAAAGCCATAGCTACTCAACACAAATGCCCTACCTGCAGGCATAAACTTAGAAAGCGAGATATCCTCAGGATCTACCTTCCAAACAGCAGTTAA
- the LOC117616040 gene encoding uncharacterized protein LOC117616040 isoform X1: MGFVIPRKQERPKLCSIYYPLVSSTALSIGRSFTLNFSPYTPEVFVSKLIIQLVSMSIEGSSEFQRWNVRDVAMGRIIDLDLNYPPPNENMALTGSLGLQVQGIGHYQGQATAAADFVDDEVVIISPRKFAEATNNSRRNPSRRSRRVIEGLSEGAEFYTRLSELTNFRAFSQLGASNWEVSVNVDVRNKPEYTATNVPMPPVVPQSEFLPEAPGFTCAICIGQLIEETSTKCGHIFCKKCIEKAIATQHKCPTCRHKLRKRDILRIYLPNSS; this comes from the exons ATGGGTTTTGTAATACCAAGAAAGCAAGAGAGGCCAAAACTTTGCTCAATATATTATCCTCTCGTCTCATCCACCGCTCTCTCTATTGGGCGTTCTTTCACATTGAATTTCTCTCCCTACACACCAGAG GTTTTTGTTTCAAAACTGATAATTCAGCTTGTTAGCATGAGCATAGAAGGATCTAGTGAATTTCAACGGTGGAATGTGAGAGATGTTGCAATGGGAAGGATAATAGATTTGGACCTTAATTATCCACCTCCTAATGAGAACATGGCTCTAACTGGTTCTTTGGGACTACAAGTTCAAGGAATTGGGCATTATCAAGGACAAGCTACAGCTGCTGCGGATTTTGTGGATGATGAAGTTGTTATAATCTCACCAAGGAAATTTGCAGAA GCCACGAATAATTCACGACGAAATCCTTCTCGGAGAAGCCGTAGAGTCATAGAAGGTCTTTCTGAAGGTGCAGAATTCTATACCAGGCTTTCAG AATTGACAAATTTCCGTGCCTTTAGCCAACTTGGAGCTTCCAACTGGGAGGTTTCGGTCAATGTTGATGTTCGTAACAAACCAGAGTATACT GCAACTAACGTTCCCATGCCTCCAGTTGTGCCCCAGAGTGAGTTCTTGCCAGAGGCACCTGGTTTCACTTGTGCAATCTGCATAGGCCAGTTGATTGAAGAAACATCGACAAAGTGTGGTCACATCTTCTGCAAGAAGTGCATTGAGAAAGCCATAGCTACTCAACACAAATGCCCTACCTGCAGGCATAAACTTAGAAAGCGAGATATCCTCAGGATCTACCTTCCAAACAGCAGTTAA
- the LOC117616039 gene encoding uncharacterized protein LOC117616039 isoform X4, giving the protein MEEDPIPSSEPLDLNTVQRQVRELEEIIESCRQDDASELSPSDSDDLIRNCGLLLQSRVEQIVSECSDVGLLEDQEFEAYVGRFEQELNSVEAESTKVSNGIEDLIRTHGEDFNRLGTDLAQLKCSLDFVEEKDLKKAKLGADVDYHKCGKDLLDPMNVNADKFELLELENQIEKNNIILKSLQDLECTLKWLDNTEQIGDAVTGLKVIAFEGNCVRLSLRTYIPKLEDLFSPKKVGDATESSEVNHELLIELLEGTMGLRNVEIFPNDVYINDILDAAKSLRKSSLQWFVTKVQDRIVLCTMRRLVVKNANKSSKSKCFHLECINLPMNFISRSHLNQVVIFYVISN; this is encoded by the exons aTGGAAGAAGACCCAATTCCTTCTTCAGAACCACTCGACCTTAACACCGTTCAGAG ACAAGTGAGAGAGCTGGAAGAGATTATCGAAAGTTGTCGCCAGGACGATGCCTCAGAATTATCCCCTTCAGATTCTGATGATTTAATCAGAAACTGCGGTCTCCTCCTCCAG AGCAGAGTTGAACAGATAGTATCAGAATGCTCTGATGTTGGTCTCTTAGAGGATCAAGAATTTG AAGCATACGTAGGACGTTTTGAGCAGGAGCTCAACTCTGTGGAGGCTGAGAGCACCAAGGTCTCAAATGGAATTGAGGATCTCATTCGAACCCATGGGGAAG ATTTTAATCGACTTGGCACTGATCTTGCACAGTTGAAATGTTCATTAgattttgttgaagaaaag GATCTGAAGAAAGCAAAACTGGGTGCAGATGTTGATTACCATAAATGTGGGAAAGATCTGTTGGATCCGATGAATGTGAATGCAGACAAGTTTGAG CTACTGGAACTTGAAAATCAGATTGAGAAGAACAATATAATTTTGAAGTCTTTACAGGATTTAGAATGTACACTTAAATG GCTTGACAACACAGAACAGATTGGGGATGCAGTTACAGGTCTTAAGGTCATTGCTTTTGAGGGAAACTGCGTTAGGTTGTCACTTAGGACATACATTCCGAAGTTGGAAGACCTTTTCTCCCCAAAAAAAGTTGGAGATGCCACTGAGTCATCTGAAGTGAATCATGAGCTGCTAATTGAACTTCTGGAGGGGACTATGGGTTTAAGGAATGTTGAG ATTTTTCCAAATGATGTATACATAAACGATATTCTTGATGCTGCAAAGTCTTTGAG GAAATCTTCATTGCAGTGGTTTGTAACAAAAGTGCAAGACAGAATAGTTCTATGCACCATGAGGCGGCTAGTGGtaaaaaatgcaaacaaatCAAG TAAATccaaatgttt TCATTTGGAATGCATCAATTTGCCCATGAATTTTATATCTCGAAGTCACCTAAATCAAGtagttatattttatgttatctccaattaa
- the LOC117616039 gene encoding uncharacterized protein LOC117616039 isoform X2: MEEDPIPSSEPLDLNTVQRQVRELEEIIESCRQDDASELSPSDSDDLIRNCGLLLQSRVEQIVSECSDVGLLEDQEFAYVGRFEQELNSVEAESTKVSNGIEDLIRTHGEDFNRLGTDLAQLKCSLDFVEEKDLKKAKLGADVDYHKCGKDLLDPMNVNADKFELLELENQIEKNNIILKSLQDLECTLKWLDNTEQIGDAVTGLKVIAFEGNCVRLSLRTYIPKLEDLFSPKKVGDATESSEVNHELLIELLEGTMGLRNVEIFPNDVYINDILDAAKSLRKSSLQWFVTKVQDRIVLCTMRRLVVKNANKSSKSKCFHLECINPCRHSLEYLDKDETVVAHVVGGVDAFIKVPQGWPLLSSPLKLIYLKSSDQHSKGISLSFLCTVQELANSLAVRIRQTLSSFVDAIEKILVEQMCSEIHGDASEQ, translated from the exons aTGGAAGAAGACCCAATTCCTTCTTCAGAACCACTCGACCTTAACACCGTTCAGAG ACAAGTGAGAGAGCTGGAAGAGATTATCGAAAGTTGTCGCCAGGACGATGCCTCAGAATTATCCCCTTCAGATTCTGATGATTTAATCAGAAACTGCGGTCTCCTCCTCCAG AGCAGAGTTGAACAGATAGTATCAGAATGCTCTGATGTTGGTCTCTTAGAGGATCAAGAATTTG CATACGTAGGACGTTTTGAGCAGGAGCTCAACTCTGTGGAGGCTGAGAGCACCAAGGTCTCAAATGGAATTGAGGATCTCATTCGAACCCATGGGGAAG ATTTTAATCGACTTGGCACTGATCTTGCACAGTTGAAATGTTCATTAgattttgttgaagaaaag GATCTGAAGAAAGCAAAACTGGGTGCAGATGTTGATTACCATAAATGTGGGAAAGATCTGTTGGATCCGATGAATGTGAATGCAGACAAGTTTGAG CTACTGGAACTTGAAAATCAGATTGAGAAGAACAATATAATTTTGAAGTCTTTACAGGATTTAGAATGTACACTTAAATG GCTTGACAACACAGAACAGATTGGGGATGCAGTTACAGGTCTTAAGGTCATTGCTTTTGAGGGAAACTGCGTTAGGTTGTCACTTAGGACATACATTCCGAAGTTGGAAGACCTTTTCTCCCCAAAAAAAGTTGGAGATGCCACTGAGTCATCTGAAGTGAATCATGAGCTGCTAATTGAACTTCTGGAGGGGACTATGGGTTTAAGGAATGTTGAG ATTTTTCCAAATGATGTATACATAAACGATATTCTTGATGCTGCAAAGTCTTTGAG GAAATCTTCATTGCAGTGGTTTGTAACAAAAGTGCAAGACAGAATAGTTCTATGCACCATGAGGCGGCTAGTGGtaaaaaatgcaaacaaatCAAG TAAATccaaatgttttcatttggaaTGCATCAATCCATGCAGACACTCATTGGAGTACTTGGATAAAGATGAGACAGTAGTGGCTCATGTGGTTGGAGGAGTTGATGCATTCATCAAGGTCCCTCAAGGTTGGCCATTGCTAAGTTCTCCATTGAAACTGATATACCTCAAGAGCTCTGATCAACATTCAAAGGGAATTTCTTTAAGTTTTCTTTGCACGGTTCAG GAATTGGCAAATTCGTTGGCTGTACGAATTCGGCAGACTCTATCGAGTTTTGTGGATGCTATTGAAAAAATACTTGTAGAGCAGATGTGCTCTGAAATCCATGGTGATGCTTCTGAACAATGA
- the LOC117616039 gene encoding uncharacterized protein LOC117616039 isoform X1 produces the protein MEEDPIPSSEPLDLNTVQRQVRELEEIIESCRQDDASELSPSDSDDLIRNCGLLLQSRVEQIVSECSDVGLLEDQEFEAYVGRFEQELNSVEAESTKVSNGIEDLIRTHGEDFNRLGTDLAQLKCSLDFVEEKDLKKAKLGADVDYHKCGKDLLDPMNVNADKFELLELENQIEKNNIILKSLQDLECTLKWLDNTEQIGDAVTGLKVIAFEGNCVRLSLRTYIPKLEDLFSPKKVGDATESSEVNHELLIELLEGTMGLRNVEIFPNDVYINDILDAAKSLRKSSLQWFVTKVQDRIVLCTMRRLVVKNANKSSKSKCFHLECINPCRHSLEYLDKDETVVAHVVGGVDAFIKVPQGWPLLSSPLKLIYLKSSDQHSKGISLSFLCTVQELANSLAVRIRQTLSSFVDAIEKILVEQMCSEIHGDASEQ, from the exons aTGGAAGAAGACCCAATTCCTTCTTCAGAACCACTCGACCTTAACACCGTTCAGAG ACAAGTGAGAGAGCTGGAAGAGATTATCGAAAGTTGTCGCCAGGACGATGCCTCAGAATTATCCCCTTCAGATTCTGATGATTTAATCAGAAACTGCGGTCTCCTCCTCCAG AGCAGAGTTGAACAGATAGTATCAGAATGCTCTGATGTTGGTCTCTTAGAGGATCAAGAATTTG AAGCATACGTAGGACGTTTTGAGCAGGAGCTCAACTCTGTGGAGGCTGAGAGCACCAAGGTCTCAAATGGAATTGAGGATCTCATTCGAACCCATGGGGAAG ATTTTAATCGACTTGGCACTGATCTTGCACAGTTGAAATGTTCATTAgattttgttgaagaaaag GATCTGAAGAAAGCAAAACTGGGTGCAGATGTTGATTACCATAAATGTGGGAAAGATCTGTTGGATCCGATGAATGTGAATGCAGACAAGTTTGAG CTACTGGAACTTGAAAATCAGATTGAGAAGAACAATATAATTTTGAAGTCTTTACAGGATTTAGAATGTACACTTAAATG GCTTGACAACACAGAACAGATTGGGGATGCAGTTACAGGTCTTAAGGTCATTGCTTTTGAGGGAAACTGCGTTAGGTTGTCACTTAGGACATACATTCCGAAGTTGGAAGACCTTTTCTCCCCAAAAAAAGTTGGAGATGCCACTGAGTCATCTGAAGTGAATCATGAGCTGCTAATTGAACTTCTGGAGGGGACTATGGGTTTAAGGAATGTTGAG ATTTTTCCAAATGATGTATACATAAACGATATTCTTGATGCTGCAAAGTCTTTGAG GAAATCTTCATTGCAGTGGTTTGTAACAAAAGTGCAAGACAGAATAGTTCTATGCACCATGAGGCGGCTAGTGGtaaaaaatgcaaacaaatCAAG TAAATccaaatgttttcatttggaaTGCATCAATCCATGCAGACACTCATTGGAGTACTTGGATAAAGATGAGACAGTAGTGGCTCATGTGGTTGGAGGAGTTGATGCATTCATCAAGGTCCCTCAAGGTTGGCCATTGCTAAGTTCTCCATTGAAACTGATATACCTCAAGAGCTCTGATCAACATTCAAAGGGAATTTCTTTAAGTTTTCTTTGCACGGTTCAG GAATTGGCAAATTCGTTGGCTGTACGAATTCGGCAGACTCTATCGAGTTTTGTGGATGCTATTGAAAAAATACTTGTAGAGCAGATGTGCTCTGAAATCCATGGTGATGCTTCTGAACAATGA
- the LOC117616039 gene encoding uncharacterized protein LOC117616039 isoform X3: MEEDPIPSSEPLDLNTVQRQVRELEEIIESCRQDDASELSPSDSDDLIRNCGLLLQSRVEQIVSECSDVGLLEDQEFEAYVGRFEQELNSVEAESTKVSNGIEDLIRTHGEDFNRLGTDLAQLKCSLDFVEEKDLKKAKLGADVDYHKCGKDLLDPMNVNADKFELLELENQIEKNNIILKSLQDLECTLKWLDNTEQIGDAVTGLKVIAFEGNCVRLSLRTYIPKLEDLFSPKKVGDATESSEVNHELLIELLEGTMGLRNVEIFPNDVYINDILDAAKSLRKSSLQWFVTKVQDRIVLCTMRRLVVKNANKSRHSLEYLDKDETVVAHVVGGVDAFIKVPQGWPLLSSPLKLIYLKSSDQHSKGISLSFLCTVQELANSLAVRIRQTLSSFVDAIEKILVEQMCSEIHGDASEQ; the protein is encoded by the exons aTGGAAGAAGACCCAATTCCTTCTTCAGAACCACTCGACCTTAACACCGTTCAGAG ACAAGTGAGAGAGCTGGAAGAGATTATCGAAAGTTGTCGCCAGGACGATGCCTCAGAATTATCCCCTTCAGATTCTGATGATTTAATCAGAAACTGCGGTCTCCTCCTCCAG AGCAGAGTTGAACAGATAGTATCAGAATGCTCTGATGTTGGTCTCTTAGAGGATCAAGAATTTG AAGCATACGTAGGACGTTTTGAGCAGGAGCTCAACTCTGTGGAGGCTGAGAGCACCAAGGTCTCAAATGGAATTGAGGATCTCATTCGAACCCATGGGGAAG ATTTTAATCGACTTGGCACTGATCTTGCACAGTTGAAATGTTCATTAgattttgttgaagaaaag GATCTGAAGAAAGCAAAACTGGGTGCAGATGTTGATTACCATAAATGTGGGAAAGATCTGTTGGATCCGATGAATGTGAATGCAGACAAGTTTGAG CTACTGGAACTTGAAAATCAGATTGAGAAGAACAATATAATTTTGAAGTCTTTACAGGATTTAGAATGTACACTTAAATG GCTTGACAACACAGAACAGATTGGGGATGCAGTTACAGGTCTTAAGGTCATTGCTTTTGAGGGAAACTGCGTTAGGTTGTCACTTAGGACATACATTCCGAAGTTGGAAGACCTTTTCTCCCCAAAAAAAGTTGGAGATGCCACTGAGTCATCTGAAGTGAATCATGAGCTGCTAATTGAACTTCTGGAGGGGACTATGGGTTTAAGGAATGTTGAG ATTTTTCCAAATGATGTATACATAAACGATATTCTTGATGCTGCAAAGTCTTTGAG GAAATCTTCATTGCAGTGGTTTGTAACAAAAGTGCAAGACAGAATAGTTCTATGCACCATGAGGCGGCTAGTGGtaaaaaatgcaaacaaatCAAG ACACTCATTGGAGTACTTGGATAAAGATGAGACAGTAGTGGCTCATGTGGTTGGAGGAGTTGATGCATTCATCAAGGTCCCTCAAGGTTGGCCATTGCTAAGTTCTCCATTGAAACTGATATACCTCAAGAGCTCTGATCAACATTCAAAGGGAATTTCTTTAAGTTTTCTTTGCACGGTTCAG GAATTGGCAAATTCGTTGGCTGTACGAATTCGGCAGACTCTATCGAGTTTTGTGGATGCTATTGAAAAAATACTTGTAGAGCAGATGTGCTCTGAAATCCATGGTGATGCTTCTGAACAATGA
- the LOC117616178 gene encoding pre-mRNA-splicing factor CWC25 homolog isoform X2, whose protein sequence is MALKFLNKKGWHTGSLRNIENVWKAEQKHEAEQKKLDELRKQIVEERERSEFRLLQEQAGLVPRQERLEFLYDSGLAVGRPGGSDSFKTLEALPKTEEAPSSSAASKQASASVPGALFEEKPQSANDAWRKLHSDPLLMIRQREQEALSRIKNNPVQMAMIRKSVEAKEPAEKLHEKKEHQKKQHHTGASKHSKHSSSIQTSDSGNDTAEVERRKSGHRQISKYVKHSDSEDESCKRARRRENTVKHSDSEDESRIRSHRSGKNPVKHSDSEDEFRYRTRRSEKNHVKHSDLENESHNRARRSGKNPVHHSDSKDESHYRARRSEKNHVKHSDLEDESHNTARQSGKNPVNHSDSEDELRYRARRSEKNHVKHSGSEDVSRNRAHRSGKNPVKHSDSEDETRYRAQRSEKNHIKHSDSEDESCKRLGRSGKNLVKRSHLEDESRNRARRGGKNQSIKIGRDDDQGDAKGKHDNLELEKYPMKGRNESHYKRRNVAPKLSEEERAARLKEMQIDAELHEEQRWKRLKKAEENDALETTQAVKSSGRNFLDAVQTSVYGAERGGSSTIEESVRRRTHYLQGRSEASERNAFRR, encoded by the exons ATGGCGTTGAAATTTCTGAACAAGAAGGGATGGCACACAGGGAGCCTTCGGAACATAGAGAACGTGTGGAAGGCAGAGCAAAAGCACGAGGCCGAGCAGAAGAAGTTGGACGAGCTCCGCAAACAGATCGTTGAAGAGCGCGAGCGCTCTGAGTTCCGCCTTCTCCAGGAGCAAGCCGGTCTCGTCCC GAGGCAAGAGCGGTTGGAGTTCTTATATGATTCGGGATTGGCCGTTGGGCGCCCTGGTGGTTCAGATAGTTTCAAAACCCTTGAAGCCTTACCCAAGACCGAAGAAGCTCCTTCCTCTTCTGCCGCCTCCAAG CAGGCTTCAGCATCTGTGCCGGGAGCTCTGTTCGAAGAAAAGCCTCAATCTGCCAATGATGCTTGGAGGAAGCTCCACTCGGATCCTTTGCTTATGATTCGGCAGCGTGAGCAGGAAGCCCTTTCTCGTATTAAGAACAATCCTGTCCAGATGGCCATGATTCGCAAATCT gTTGAAGCAAAGGAGCCCGCAGAGAAACTGCATGAAAAGAAGGAACATCAGAAGAAGCAGCACCATACTGGTGCTTCAAAGCATAGCAAACATTCATCATCCATACAAACATCAGATTCAGGAAATGACACTGCTGAAGTGGAAAGGAGGAAGAGTGGTCATCGTCAGATATCAAAGTATGTTAAGCATTCAGATTCGGAAGATGAATCATGTAAAAGAGCACGTCGACGTGAGAACACTGTCAAGCATTCAGATTCAGAAGATGAATCACGTATCAGATCACATCGAAGTGGGAAGAACCCTGTTAAGCATTCAGATTCTGAAGATGAATTCCGTTACAGAACACGGAGAAGTGAGAAGAACCATGTTAAACATTCAGATTTAGAAAATGAATCACATAACAGAGCACGTCGAAGTGGTAAGAATCCTGTTCACCATTCAGATTCCAAAGATGAATCGCATTACAGAGCACGGAGAAGTGAGAAGAACCATGTTAAACATTCAGATTTAGAAGATGAATCACATAACACAGCACGCCAAAGTGGGAAGAATCCTGTTAACCATTCAGATTCCGAAGATGAATTGCGTTACAGAGCACGGAGAAGTGAGAAGAACCATGTTAAGCATTCAGGTTCAGAAGATGTATCACGTAACAGAGCACATCGAAGTGGGAAGAACCCTGTTAAGCATTCGGATTCCGAAGATGAAACCCGTTACAGAGCACAGCGAAGTGAGAAGAACCACATTAAACATTCAGATTCAGAAGATGAATCATGTAAAAGATTAGGTCGAAGTGGGAAAAACCTTGTTAAGCGTTCACATTTGGAAGATGAATCACGTAACAGAGCACGCCGAGGTGGGAAGAATCAGTCCATAAAAATTGGAAGAGATGATGATCAAGGGGATGCCAAGGGAAAACATGACAATTTAGAACTAGAAAAATACCCCATGAAAGGTCGGAATGAATCACACTACAAGCGTCGAAATGTTGCTCCTAAACtttcagaagaagaaagagctGCTAGGCTAAAGGAGATGCAAATAGATGCTGAGTTGCATGAAGAGCAAAGATGGAAACGTTTGAAAAAGGCCGAGGAGAATGATGCACTGGAAACTACCCAGGCTGTCAAATCCAGTGGCAGGAACTTCTTGGATGCTGTTCAAACTAGTGTTTATGGTGCTGAGAGGGGAGGAAGCTCAACAATTGAGGAGAGTGTACGTCGCCGAACACATTATTTGCAGGGCAGATCTGAAGCAAGTGAACGCAATGCTTTTCGTCGGTAA
- the LOC117616178 gene encoding pre-mRNA-splicing factor CWC25 homolog isoform X1: protein MALKFLNKKGWHTGSLRNIENVWKAEQKHEAEQKKLDELRKQIVEERERSEFRLLQEQAGLVPRQERLEFLYDSGLAVGRPGGSDSFKTLEALPKTEEAPSSSAASKQQASASVPGALFEEKPQSANDAWRKLHSDPLLMIRQREQEALSRIKNNPVQMAMIRKSVEAKEPAEKLHEKKEHQKKQHHTGASKHSKHSSSIQTSDSGNDTAEVERRKSGHRQISKYVKHSDSEDESCKRARRRENTVKHSDSEDESRIRSHRSGKNPVKHSDSEDEFRYRTRRSEKNHVKHSDLENESHNRARRSGKNPVHHSDSKDESHYRARRSEKNHVKHSDLEDESHNTARQSGKNPVNHSDSEDELRYRARRSEKNHVKHSGSEDVSRNRAHRSGKNPVKHSDSEDETRYRAQRSEKNHIKHSDSEDESCKRLGRSGKNLVKRSHLEDESRNRARRGGKNQSIKIGRDDDQGDAKGKHDNLELEKYPMKGRNESHYKRRNVAPKLSEEERAARLKEMQIDAELHEEQRWKRLKKAEENDALETTQAVKSSGRNFLDAVQTSVYGAERGGSSTIEESVRRRTHYLQGRSEASERNAFRR, encoded by the exons ATGGCGTTGAAATTTCTGAACAAGAAGGGATGGCACACAGGGAGCCTTCGGAACATAGAGAACGTGTGGAAGGCAGAGCAAAAGCACGAGGCCGAGCAGAAGAAGTTGGACGAGCTCCGCAAACAGATCGTTGAAGAGCGCGAGCGCTCTGAGTTCCGCCTTCTCCAGGAGCAAGCCGGTCTCGTCCC GAGGCAAGAGCGGTTGGAGTTCTTATATGATTCGGGATTGGCCGTTGGGCGCCCTGGTGGTTCAGATAGTTTCAAAACCCTTGAAGCCTTACCCAAGACCGAAGAAGCTCCTTCCTCTTCTGCCGCCTCCAAG CAGCAGGCTTCAGCATCTGTGCCGGGAGCTCTGTTCGAAGAAAAGCCTCAATCTGCCAATGATGCTTGGAGGAAGCTCCACTCGGATCCTTTGCTTATGATTCGGCAGCGTGAGCAGGAAGCCCTTTCTCGTATTAAGAACAATCCTGTCCAGATGGCCATGATTCGCAAATCT gTTGAAGCAAAGGAGCCCGCAGAGAAACTGCATGAAAAGAAGGAACATCAGAAGAAGCAGCACCATACTGGTGCTTCAAAGCATAGCAAACATTCATCATCCATACAAACATCAGATTCAGGAAATGACACTGCTGAAGTGGAAAGGAGGAAGAGTGGTCATCGTCAGATATCAAAGTATGTTAAGCATTCAGATTCGGAAGATGAATCATGTAAAAGAGCACGTCGACGTGAGAACACTGTCAAGCATTCAGATTCAGAAGATGAATCACGTATCAGATCACATCGAAGTGGGAAGAACCCTGTTAAGCATTCAGATTCTGAAGATGAATTCCGTTACAGAACACGGAGAAGTGAGAAGAACCATGTTAAACATTCAGATTTAGAAAATGAATCACATAACAGAGCACGTCGAAGTGGTAAGAATCCTGTTCACCATTCAGATTCCAAAGATGAATCGCATTACAGAGCACGGAGAAGTGAGAAGAACCATGTTAAACATTCAGATTTAGAAGATGAATCACATAACACAGCACGCCAAAGTGGGAAGAATCCTGTTAACCATTCAGATTCCGAAGATGAATTGCGTTACAGAGCACGGAGAAGTGAGAAGAACCATGTTAAGCATTCAGGTTCAGAAGATGTATCACGTAACAGAGCACATCGAAGTGGGAAGAACCCTGTTAAGCATTCGGATTCCGAAGATGAAACCCGTTACAGAGCACAGCGAAGTGAGAAGAACCACATTAAACATTCAGATTCAGAAGATGAATCATGTAAAAGATTAGGTCGAAGTGGGAAAAACCTTGTTAAGCGTTCACATTTGGAAGATGAATCACGTAACAGAGCACGCCGAGGTGGGAAGAATCAGTCCATAAAAATTGGAAGAGATGATGATCAAGGGGATGCCAAGGGAAAACATGACAATTTAGAACTAGAAAAATACCCCATGAAAGGTCGGAATGAATCACACTACAAGCGTCGAAATGTTGCTCCTAAACtttcagaagaagaaagagctGCTAGGCTAAAGGAGATGCAAATAGATGCTGAGTTGCATGAAGAGCAAAGATGGAAACGTTTGAAAAAGGCCGAGGAGAATGATGCACTGGAAACTACCCAGGCTGTCAAATCCAGTGGCAGGAACTTCTTGGATGCTGTTCAAACTAGTGTTTATGGTGCTGAGAGGGGAGGAAGCTCAACAATTGAGGAGAGTGTACGTCGCCGAACACATTATTTGCAGGGCAGATCTGAAGCAAGTGAACGCAATGCTTTTCGTCGGTAA